Proteins co-encoded in one Medicago truncatula cultivar Jemalong A17 chromosome 8, MtrunA17r5.0-ANR, whole genome shotgun sequence genomic window:
- the LOC11426110 gene encoding serine/threonine-protein kinase BIK1, producing MSHESQRVVVIHHASINFSARALRWALNGFSLENGDNLTLVAILRQVNSPTSARFRAIFGTDQNIVEEEVAKKKEKLYNNACIRKISEHCETHKIQFLIEVIPGKIPEHAINAAIRLNATSVIIDRDMKKYKKDFMQSLSCALLVMKSDNSIKHLRGPRKEKISFRRYDDASSVKSSESSPSLWSMTNAVFRSKSSSNLTKIVCHQLHCQIIQTPEDKDLDMARGYCLLPTPDSQKTSVLEMRHKDTTFEHIRNHKTYQIVENFKNSVCSVCDNRRPKFELMKEFTYGELHEATHGFSPKNYLSEGGFGSVYWGKMQGLKIAVKKHKFASLQGEKEFKSEVNALNKAIHENVVMLLGSCSEGKNRFLVYEFVCNGSLDQHLSQHSRKPLNWAARIKVAIGAAKGLLYLHENNIIHRDMRPSNILVTHDFEAMIGDFGLARTEQMDSVYSTDVVGTLGYMAPEYAESGKVSTKSDVYSFGVVLLQLITGMRTTDKRIGHKSLVGWARPLLKERNYPDLIDERMMDTYDCHQLFWMIRLAEKCLTRDPQKRLSMDTVVSALTHIVEGSTCSMVLRDCSPARSDSSYDMSESPVSDVSPEIEDEEDGIVCVGCTTVNLRPPPSPPLGSTSWSTSKHICSQG from the exons ATGTCTCATGAATCACAAAGGGTAGTGGTGATCCACCATGCATCTATAAATTTCAGTGCTAGAGCTCTTAGATGGGCCCTCAATGGTTTTTCACTTGAGAATGGAGATAACCTTACACTTGTTGCAATTCTTCGCCAAGTAAATAGTCCTACTAGTGCTAGATTTC GTGCAATATTTGGGACTGACCAAAATATTGTTGAGGAAGAGGTTgccaagaagaaagaaaagttgTATAATAATGCATGCATAAGGAAAATTTCTGAGCACTGTGAAACACACAAG ATTCAGTTCTTGATAGAAGTGATTCCAGGCAAAATACCAGAGCATGCTATAAATGCCGCCATCCGTTTGAATGCAACATCAGTTATAATTGATAG AGACATGAAGAAATATAAGAAGGATTTCATGCAAAGTCTCTCTTGTGCTTTGCTAGTAATGAAAAGTGATAACTCCATTAAGCACTTGAGAGGgccaagaaaagaaaagatttcTTTCAGAAGATATGATGATGCAAGTTCAGTAAAAA GTTCTGAATCCTCGCCAAGTTTGTGGAGCATGACAAACGCTGTTTTCCGCTCCAAATCGAGCTCTAATCTAACGAAGATTGTTTGTCATCAACTTCATTGTCAAATAATACAAACACCTGAAGATAAAGATCTAGATATGGCAAGAGGCTATTGCCTATTACCAACTCCTGATAGTCAAAAGACAAGTGTTCTTGAAATGCGTCACAAAGATACAACATTTGAACATATCAGAAACCATAAAACGTATCAGATcgttgaaaattttaaaaattctgtTTGCTCAGTGTGTGATAACAGAAGGCCAAAATTTGAATTGATGAAAGAATTCACATACGGGGAGCTGCATGAAGCAACACATGGTTTTTCTCCCAAGAACTATTTGTCAGAAGGCGGATTCGGTTCGGTTTATTGGGGAAAGATGCAAGGACTCAAGATTGCTGTTAAGAAACATAAATTTGCAAGCCTCCAAGGAGAGAAAGAATTCAAATCTGAAGTTAATGCACTCAACAAAGCAATACATGAAAATGTGGTCATGCTGCTAGGATCTTGTTCGGAGGGAAAGAACAGATTTCTTGTATATGAATTTGTTTGCAATGGCTCACTTGATCAACATTTATCGC AACACTCTAGGAAACCTCTTAATTGGGCAGCCAGGATCAAAGTGGCAATTGGGGCTGCAAAAGGCTTGTTGTATTTGCATGAGAATAACATCATACACAGAGATATGAGACCAAGTAACATCCTTGTTACACATGATTTTGAAGCAATG ATTGGAGATTTTGGTCTGGCTAGGACTGAACAAATGGACTCAGTGTACTCAACAGATGTTGTTGGAACATTAGGGTATATGGCACCAGAATATGCAGAATCTGGTAAAGTGTCAACCAAGTCAGATGTGTATTCCTTTGGAGTAGTGCTTCTTCAGTTAATAACAGGAATGAGGACCACAGACAAAAGAATTGGACACAAAAGTCTTGTGGGATGG GCCAGGCCACTACTGAAGGAAAGGAACTATCCAGATCTAATTGATGAAAGGATGATGGATACCTATGATTGTCATCAGCTTTTTTGGATGATTCGTTTAGCAGAAAAATGTCTCACAAGGGATCCTCAAAAGCGATTATCAATGGATACT GTGGTTAGTGCATTAACTCATATAGTAGAAGGCAGCACATGCAGCATGGTACTAAGAGACTGCTCCCCAGCACGGTCAGATTCCTCTTATGACATGTCAGAATCCCCTGTATCAGATGTCTCTCCAGAaatagaagatgaagaagatggaatCGTCTGTGTAGGATGTACCACAGTTAATTTACGACCCCCTCCATCTCCTCCATTAGGAAGCACTTCATGGAGTACTTCAAAACATATATGTTCACAAGGCTGA
- the LOC11411805 gene encoding SAC3 family protein C, protein MESGSGNPRSSFSQSRRQKFPLNASTATHHRSKVSTFSQRVTPPPTTGNNSNASTSDFNDDDSSFGVLLGTCSYMCPERERIQREKLRDLAVFERLNGNPRKSSPVLAVKKFCRTISIKDVQASDMRPLNVLEDTLNYLLGLLDSKEHPFEVVHDFIFDRTRSIRQDLTMQNIVNKKAIYMYEGMVKFHVISHHKLWGSMGDPNIASTHHLNMEQLTKTLSSLFNLYEANRNSNDVHENEAEFHSLYVLLNLGSHSKPMGEPLSLWFSHVSTSILKSKEMRFARRIVRSFRMGNYIDFFHTVAAEASYLQYCIMEPYINEVRSLALSYINFGGYKLHPYPLFKLSKHLMIEESDLESFCHSCGLETCTDESGNKLLHTKQTTFSHPKGGFQKYSFLGLQDYER, encoded by the exons ATGGAGAGTGGAAGTGGGAACCCTCGTTCTTCGTTTTCCCAATCACGGCGCCAAAAATTCCCTTTGAATGCTTCTACTGCTACCCATCATCGATCCAAAGTTTCAACTTTTTCTCAAAGGGTCACTCCTCCTCCTACCACTGGCAACAATAGTAATGCATCTACATCTGatttcaatgatgatgattccagTTTTGGGGTTTTACTTGGAACTTGTTCTTATATGTGCCCAG AAAGAGAGCGAATCCAGCGCGAGAAACTTCGAGATTTGGCAGTTTTTGAGAGGCTAAATGGTAATCCCAGAAAATCATCCCCAGTTCTTGCTGTCAAGAAG TTTTGCAGAACTATATCCATCAAAGATGTTCAAGCATCTGATATGCGGCCTCTTAATGTATTGGAGGATACTTTAAATTACCTTTTGGGCCTTCTGGATTCTAAGGAGCATCCGTTCGAAGTAGTTCATGACTTCATTTTTGATAGGACAAGGTCTATACGTCAAGATCTTACTATGCAAAATATAGTAAACAAGAAAGCAATCTACATGTATGAGGGAATG GTGAAATTTCACGTTATATCACATCACAAGCTCTGGGGTTCTATGGGTGATCCGAATATTGCATCAACGCATCATCTCAACATGGAGCAGCTCACAAAGACACTGTCTTCTTTATTCAATCTATACGAAGCAAATCGAAATTCAAATGATGTTCATGAGAATGAAGCCGAGTTCCATTCATTATATGTGCTTTTAAATCTTGGTTCTCACAGCAAACCAATG GGTGAACCACTTTCTTTATGGTTTAGTCATGTATCAACTTCAATATTGAAGTCAAAAGAAATGCGCTTTGCTAGGAGAATCGTACG ctCGTTCCGAATGGGTAATTATATCGATTTCTTCCATACTGTAGCAGCCGAAGCATCATATCTGCAGTACTGCATTATGGAACCTTATATCAATGAA GTTCGTTCACTGGCTTTATCTTACATAAATTTTGGTGGCTACAAACTTCATCCATATCCTCTGTTCAAGCTCTCAAAACACCTGATGATAGAG GAATCAGATTTGGAATCCTTTTGTCATTCTTGCGGTCTTGAGACATGTACAGATGAATCTGGAAATAAGTTACTTCACACAAAGCAAACCACCTTCAGTCACCCTAAAGGTGGGTTCCAGAAATATAGTTTTTTGGGCTTGCAAGATTATGAAAGATAG